The stretch of DNA CGGCGTTGACGCTAGGCGGCGCGATACGGCCCGGGCCAGAAGAGCAGCCGAGGTGCAAGGCCGCCAGAGCCAGGATCAAGCCGCACGGCAGATTATCGTAGAATCGCATGGGATAGGTCTTAGCTTCGTGCTTGGTCGTTGGAAGGGTCTGATTCACTGACCGAGGTTGACTTCATCGCCGTTCCTCGTGCCGTACGAGTTGTGGACGGTCTGTTCAATCGAGTAGGACATGCTCGCAACCGATCCATCACAGAACGACATCTGAAAGACGCCGGGGTGGGCGCTGCCGAAGACCAGCTGCGCCGGCACTCCGGGTTGATCGGGTAGGGGAAGGAGTTCGGTGTTGCGGTTGCCATCGAGGTCGTCGCTGACCCATGCGGCTTGATCGTCGCCAATGTCCTTTAAACCGAAGTCCGTGCCGGCGCCGCCCAAGTAGTAGTCCGGGTTGACGTTCTTCTCGCCCACCATGTACGTCTTCGACGTGCCATCGGTGATCTGACGGAAGTTGATCTCACTCCGTTGGAACGAGATGCCGTGGCAGTACTTGAGGGGATTGAATGTATAGAAGCCGTCGCCGGCTTCCGCAGCGGCTTCGTTCTGCGGCCCTGATTTCCATTGGGTGTAACGACCGAATGTCGGAGGCGTCTGGCCGAAGCCGCTGACTGGAATCTCTGGCCCCAGATTCGCGGCGTAATCCATCCGTGCGATGCTGTCCGCCGTA from Botrimarina mediterranea encodes:
- a CDS encoding DUF1559 family PulG-like putative transporter, which gives rise to MKTERPFPRPTAKAFTLVELLVVIAIIGILVALLLPAVQAAREAARRAQCTNQLKQVALAWQLHHDTHGFLPSAGWGYLWTGDPDKGFGASQPGSWAYSSLPFMEESALHDIGAGLTGAAKMEALGTTLQTPVATFYCPSRRAPAAYANPDSVYGPGANHSTADSIARMDYAANLGPEIPVSGFGQTPPTFGRYTQWKSGPQNEAAAEAGDGFYTFNPLKYCHGISFQRSEINFRQITDGTSKTYMVGEKNVNPDYYLGGAGTDFGLKDIGDDQAAWVSDDLDGNRNTELLPLPDQPGVPAQLVFGSAHPGVFQMSFCDGSVASMSYSIEQTVHNSYGTRNGDEVNLGQ